One window of Methanogenium organophilum genomic DNA carries:
- a CDS encoding ASKHA domain-containing protein gives MEDHVSVTFEPEGKTVADSSHTLLELAQSANISLRGECGGAGVCGKCKVQIIKIVGSLSEPTEKEREHLKEDEIAEGYRLGCQTKVLSGRCTVYIPPGSRTGKRVISGIGLDEEVPLEPVVTKVHLSLTRPTFADTRPDRERLEDALGEDAGMSLGILADLPATLRNADWEVTVVRWKNQIIAVEPGDTTKDTFGIAVDIGSSKVICHLVSLVTGETLARTHTENPQIMYGEDVVSRITYASKSPENLLKLQELVINTINSLIEMACNESGISPDTIYEMTFVGNSVMHHLFLGVSPKYIGVAPFVPVVGAMVSFPAKDLGILMNCEGMVTAIPLIEGYIGSDAVANLIITKIGQKNGVSLTIDIGTNSEILLGNRDKILACSAPSGPSFEGAHITSGMKAVPGAIESVDIEGEILRYTVIGDALPKGICGSGVIDLVAELFLAGVITKTGKFRDLNHPRIIVDGVPKFVIAWKDESATRSDITITEKDINEFLLAKGSLKTGWTILSETYGIDPSQIDTIYLAGSFGTHVDIENAITLSIIPDIDRKNILFAGETAVGGAKMALKSISEREKLRQLLAKIEYIELSVEPSFNREYLASIPISRT, from the coding sequence ATGGAAGACCATGTTTCCGTAACCTTCGAACCGGAGGGAAAGACCGTTGCAGACTCTTCCCACACACTCCTCGAACTTGCGCAGAGTGCAAATATCAGTCTTCGCGGAGAGTGCGGCGGAGCGGGAGTCTGCGGGAAGTGTAAGGTACAGATAATAAAAATCGTCGGGTCCCTCAGTGAGCCGACCGAAAAAGAGCGGGAACATCTGAAAGAGGACGAAATTGCCGAGGGCTACCGGCTCGGGTGCCAGACAAAAGTCCTCTCCGGCAGGTGCACGGTCTACATCCCACCGGGGAGCAGGACAGGGAAGCGGGTCATATCAGGAATCGGGCTGGACGAAGAGGTCCCCCTCGAACCGGTGGTGACGAAGGTTCACCTCTCTCTCACGAGGCCCACCTTTGCGGATACGAGACCGGACCGGGAACGTCTGGAGGACGCACTGGGAGAAGACGCGGGGATGTCCCTCGGGATTCTTGCTGACCTTCCCGCGACCCTTCGGAACGCAGACTGGGAGGTAACGGTTGTTCGATGGAAAAACCAGATAATTGCAGTCGAACCCGGAGACACAACCAAAGACACATTCGGCATAGCAGTTGACATCGGGTCGTCCAAGGTCATCTGCCATCTCGTGAGTCTGGTCACCGGGGAGACCCTTGCCCGCACACATACGGAAAATCCGCAGATCATGTATGGCGAAGATGTTGTGTCACGGATAACGTATGCATCAAAATCTCCGGAAAATCTTTTGAAACTGCAGGAATTGGTAATCAACACGATAAATTCCCTTATTGAGATGGCCTGCAACGAGAGCGGTATTTCACCGGATACTATCTATGAGATGACCTTTGTCGGTAATTCTGTGATGCACCACCTGTTTTTGGGCGTCTCTCCCAAATACATCGGTGTGGCTCCGTTCGTTCCGGTAGTCGGGGCAATGGTGAGTTTCCCGGCAAAAGACCTCGGAATCTTGATGAATTGCGAAGGGATGGTAACGGCGATCCCTCTTATCGAAGGCTATATCGGGTCTGATGCGGTTGCAAACCTGATTATTACAAAGATCGGGCAGAAGAACGGTGTCAGCCTGACAATCGATATCGGGACAAATTCTGAGATCCTCCTTGGAAACAGAGATAAGATTCTGGCATGCTCTGCCCCTTCAGGCCCCTCCTTTGAAGGAGCACACATCACCTCCGGGATGAAAGCAGTTCCCGGTGCAATCGAGAGTGTGGATATTGAGGGAGAGATCCTCAGGTATACCGTCATAGGGGATGCGTTGCCGAAAGGGATCTGTGGAAGTGGTGTCATCGATCTTGTCGCAGAACTCTTTTTAGCAGGTGTTATCACAAAGACCGGGAAGTTCAGGGACCTCAACCACCCGAGAATCATTGTCGATGGTGTCCCGAAGTTTGTTATCGCATGGAAAGACGAGAGCGCTACGCGCAGTGATATTACCATAACAGAGAAGGATATCAATGAGTTTCTCCTTGCAAAGGGGTCACTGAAAACGGGATGGACGATTCTGTCGGAAACGTATGGCATCGACCCGTCGCAGATCGACACCATATATCTGGCAGGGTCATTTGGCACTCACGTCGATATCGAGAATGCGATAACGCTCTCAATTATCCCCGACATCGACCGGAAGAACATTCTGTTTGCTGGAGAAACAGCCGTCGGTGGGGCGAAAATGGCCCTGAAATCCATATCCGAGAGGGAAAAACTCCGGCAGCTCCTGGCAAAGATCGAGTATATCGAACTCTCTGTTGAACCGTCCTTTAACAGGGAGTATCTGGCATCCATCCCGATATCCCGTACGTGA
- a CDS encoding pyridoxamine 5'-phosphate oxidase family protein: MDLLKIPRMTKTEYDALIERQYISRIAFTGNEHPYIAPFMYVFDKKYLYFLSTKYGRKMEYFAANPQVSVEIEEYQPDLSSFTFVSMQGKIEEVEDPAVKKDVREQFVAMMERQRLSPRVLSALGYSPDDPPEIIITGERSAVWKLVSVKDIVALKNG; encoded by the coding sequence ATGGACCTGCTGAAAATACCCCGTATGACCAAAACAGAATATGATGCCCTGATTGAGCGACAGTACATCTCCCGTATTGCGTTTACCGGGAACGAACACCCCTATATTGCACCGTTCATGTACGTCTTTGACAAAAAATACCTGTACTTCCTTTCCACGAAATACGGCAGGAAGATGGAATATTTTGCCGCAAACCCGCAGGTATCAGTTGAAATTGAAGAGTACCAGCCTGACCTCTCATCCTTTACCTTTGTAAGTATGCAGGGGAAGATCGAAGAGGTCGAGGATCCGGCCGTAAAAAAGGACGTGCGGGAACAGTTCGTGGCCATGATGGAACGGCAGCGGCTCTCCCCACGAGTACTCTCCGCACTGGGATACAGCCCCGACGACCCCCCGGAAATTATCATCACCGGGGAGCGCTCTGCCGTCTGGAAACTGGTTAGTGTGAAGGATATTGTAGCCCTGAAAAACGGCTAA
- a CDS encoding 6-bladed beta-propeller: MTSAKRTFLTALAIIVLLAFSGVATAQAAGGTEESGWSSTSGFDTPFGVAVDTSGNVYVADTNNHQIQKFTSNGTFVTKWQAIGSGIGEFQSLPYDVAVGRSGTVYVVDSNFHRITTFTSDGMFLGQWGSKGSGNGQFDAPSAVAVDNSGTVYVADTGNHRIQTFTSNGTYITEWGSEWFGDGKLDSPSGVAVDGSGNVYVADTGNGQIKTFASDGTFVTKWEAIGSGIGELYSCTHGVAVDDSGHVYVTDIYNGGRVLVFTSDGTFLAQWGSGGSGIGEFTTPLGIAVDRSGTIYVADTNNNRIQAFKRSDVLPASSGTVTQSDTVPPSTSSPAPALFAIPGIMMAAIFYGRCAAGQTKKTSGKGRGGR, translated from the coding sequence TTGACATCTGCGAAACGAACGTTTTTGACGGCACTCGCGATCATCGTATTGCTGGCTTTCAGCGGGGTGGCAACAGCACAGGCCGCCGGGGGAACAGAGGAATCAGGGTGGTCAAGCACCAGCGGGTTTGACACGCCATTCGGGGTTGCCGTTGATACTTCCGGCAATGTCTACGTTGCCGACACCAACAATCACCAGATACAGAAGTTCACATCCAACGGCACGTTTGTTACGAAGTGGCAGGCAATTGGTTCAGGCATCGGGGAATTCCAGTCGTTACCATATGACGTTGCCGTTGGCCGTTCCGGCACCGTCTATGTTGTCGACTCAAATTTTCACCGCATCACGACGTTCACGTCTGACGGCATGTTTCTTGGACAGTGGGGATCGAAGGGTTCGGGCAACGGGCAGTTTGATGCGCCATCCGCTGTTGCCGTAGATAATTCCGGCACCGTCTATGTTGCTGACACCGGCAATCACCGCATTCAGACGTTCACATCCAACGGCACGTATATCACAGAGTGGGGGTCAGAGTGGTTCGGCGACGGAAAACTTGATTCCCCATCCGGTGTTGCCGTCGATGGTTCCGGCAATGTCTACGTTGCTGACACCGGCAATGGCCAGATCAAAACGTTCGCATCCGACGGCACGTTTGTCACAAAGTGGGAGGCAATTGGTTCAGGCATCGGGGAATTATATTCGTGTACCCATGGCGTTGCGGTTGACGATTCCGGTCATGTCTACGTGACAGACATCTATAACGGCGGCCGCGTCCTGGTGTTCACCTCCGATGGCACCTTTCTCGCACAGTGGGGATCGGGTGGTTCAGGCATCGGGGAATTTACCACGCCACTGGGAATTGCCGTTGACCGTTCCGGCACCATCTACGTTGCCGACACCAATAATAACCGCATCCAGGCATTCAAAAGGTCAGATGTACTCCCGGCGTCTTCCGGTACCGTCACGCAGTCCGATACCGTTCCTCCTTCCACATCGTCCCCGGCTCCGGCCCTCTTCGCCATTCCGGGAATCATGATGGCGGCAATTTTCTATGGCCGTTGTGCCGCAGGTCAGACAAAAAAGACATCAGGAAAGGGGAGAGGCGGCAGATGA
- a CDS encoding ACT domain-containing protein, producing the protein MKKTIITVVGKDTIGIIAKVSTYLADNQINVEDISQTIIQGYFNMMMIVDTSRSSIPFGEMARDLEAIGEEIGLKIRCQHEDIFTRMHRI; encoded by the coding sequence ATGAAAAAAACCATCATTACTGTCGTAGGAAAAGATACCATCGGCATAATCGCAAAGGTCAGTACATATCTCGCGGACAACCAGATCAACGTGGAGGATATTTCCCAGACCATCATACAGGGCTATTTTAACATGATGATGATCGTTGATACCAGCAGATCGTCCATTCCATTCGGTGAGATGGCCCGTGACTTAGAAGCAATCGGCGAAGAGATAGGTCTGAAAATACGATGCCAGCATGAAGATATTTTCACCAGAATGCACCGGATCTAA
- a CDS encoding cobalamin B12-binding domain-containing protein has protein sequence MTDERDNFINALVDLDETTCIELLKQRVAANEDPAIVLEDVRKATDIVGERFEEGRFFVSDLMMVGEILNQIMEVLRPLFGTGAMEDKGTIVIGTVGGDVHDIGKNIETALLEADGFTVIDLGIDVPPEEFVAAIKEHKPLVVGLSGLLTEAIESMKDTIDAITAAGLRDQVKVIVGGGRTDEETMKYTGADAWSDNATAGVTTIRALAGVE, from the coding sequence ATGACAGATGAGAGAGACAATTTCATCAACGCGCTCGTCGACCTCGACGAGACAACGTGCATCGAACTCCTGAAACAGCGGGTTGCCGCAAACGAGGACCCGGCCATTGTTTTGGAAGACGTGAGGAAGGCGACTGACATCGTGGGTGAGAGATTTGAGGAAGGGCGGTTCTTTGTCTCTGACCTGATGATGGTCGGTGAAATCCTCAATCAGATCATGGAGGTCTTACGGCCCCTTTTCGGGACGGGTGCCATGGAGGACAAGGGAACGATTGTCATCGGGACGGTTGGCGGGGATGTGCATGATATCGGCAAAAATATTGAAACAGCCCTTCTTGAGGCAGATGGCTTCACTGTCATCGACCTGGGAATAGACGTCCCGCCCGAAGAGTTTGTCGCAGCAATCAAAGAGCACAAACCTCTCGTCGTCGGCCTGAGCGGACTCCTTACCGAAGCCATAGAATCGATGAAGGATACCATCGACGCAATCACGGCGGCGGGCCTGCGTGACCAGGTGAAAGTAATCGTCGGCGGCGGACGGACAGACGAAGAGACGATGAAGTACACCGGTGCGGACGCATGGTCCGATAATGCAACAGCGGGTGTCACGACGATCAGAGCACTTGCGGGAGTGGAGTGA
- the msrA gene encoding peptide-methionine (S)-S-oxide reductase MsrA: MTEEAETDMEEKHMKKATFAGGCFWCMQLPLGEVEGVRSAVAGYAGGTTKNPTYEQVSSGRTGHLEAVQVTYDPETVSYETLLDVFWRQIDPTDDAGQFADIGSQYRTAVFFHDDEQERMAEASKKALDDSGKFAKPVATLILPYTTFYPAEEYHQNYATKKPREYGRYKKYSGREAFIRKTWQAKETVILYSTPRCHTCREIKEYLREKNIAFEEIDISADEGARDLLVEKTGYIGSPVIRIGDEFVFGFDREKMEWLLQKGRQQDHGIFLTKHP; this comes from the coding sequence ATGACAGAAGAGGCGGAAACGGATATGGAAGAAAAGCACATGAAAAAGGCGACATTTGCAGGCGGCTGTTTCTGGTGTATGCAGCTGCCGTTGGGGGAGGTTGAGGGTGTACGTTCGGCCGTGGCCGGGTATGCCGGCGGAACCACAAAAAACCCGACGTATGAGCAGGTTTCGTCCGGAAGAACGGGGCATCTCGAAGCAGTGCAGGTCACCTACGACCCTGAAACGGTCTCCTATGAAACACTTCTGGATGTGTTCTGGAGGCAGATTGATCCGACCGATGATGCGGGGCAGTTCGCAGACATTGGTTCCCAGTACCGGACTGCCGTTTTCTTTCACGATGACGAACAGGAGAGAATGGCAGAGGCGTCAAAGAAGGCTCTGGACGACTCCGGGAAATTTGCGAAACCCGTTGCAACGCTGATCCTGCCGTACACAACATTTTACCCGGCCGAAGAATACCACCAGAACTATGCAACGAAAAAACCACGGGAATATGGGAGATATAAGAAATATTCCGGACGTGAGGCGTTTATCCGGAAAACGTGGCAGGCAAAGGAGACCGTCATTCTGTACTCGACACCGCGGTGCCATACCTGCCGGGAGATCAAAGAATACCTTCGGGAAAAGAATATTGCATTCGAAGAGATCGATATCAGTGCCGATGAGGGGGCGAGGGATCTGTTAGTCGAGAAGACCGGCTATATTGGATCTCCTGTCATCCGGATCGGGGATGAATTCGTCTTCGGGTTTGACCGGGAGAAGATGGAATGGCTGCTACAAAAAGGGCGTCAGCAGGACCACGGGATTTTTTTGACGAAACATCCCTGA
- a CDS encoding PFL family protein — MINIFEVYETNKMIEQEKLDVRTITMGISLLDCCDADLDTLNQNIYHKITRLAQDLVSVGGDIEREYGIPIVNKRISVTPVSLVGAQACTCPEDYVAVAKTLDKAAKATGVNFLGGYSALVSKGMTPADENLIRSIPMALSSTERVCSSVNIGSTRTGINMDAVKLMGEIVKETAEATREDSSLGCAKLVVFCNAPDDNPFMAGAFHGVTEADAVINVGVSGPGVVKHALESVRGENFEVLCETVKKTAFKVTRVGQLVAQEASERLGVPFGILDLSLAPTPSVGDSVAEILEEMGLESVGAPGTTAALALLNDQVKKGGVMASSFVGGLSGAFLPVSEDQGMIDAVNRGALTIEKLEAMTCVCSVGLDMIAIPGTTPAATIAGIIADEAAIGMINQKTTAVRLIPVIGKDVGDTVEFGGLLGYAPIQPVNTFSCEAFVNRGGRIPAPIHSFKN, encoded by the coding sequence ATGATCAATATCTTTGAGGTCTATGAGACAAACAAGATGATCGAGCAGGAGAAGCTTGATGTCCGAACAATAACGATGGGCATCAGCCTCTTAGACTGCTGCGATGCAGATCTTGATACCCTCAACCAAAATATATACCATAAAATCACCCGTCTCGCACAGGACCTCGTCTCCGTCGGCGGGGACATCGAACGCGAATACGGCATCCCGATTGTCAACAAACGCATCTCTGTCACCCCCGTGTCCCTTGTCGGGGCACAGGCATGCACCTGCCCGGAGGACTATGTCGCAGTCGCCAAAACCCTTGACAAAGCGGCCAAAGCGACCGGGGTGAACTTCCTCGGAGGCTACTCGGCACTCGTCTCCAAGGGCATGACACCAGCGGATGAAAACCTCATCCGTTCCATTCCCATGGCCCTCTCTTCCACCGAACGGGTATGCAGTTCGGTCAATATCGGCTCCACCAGGACCGGCATCAACATGGACGCGGTGAAACTGATGGGCGAGATCGTGAAGGAGACGGCGGAAGCGACCAGAGAGGACAGCTCGCTTGGTTGTGCCAAACTGGTGGTCTTCTGCAACGCCCCGGATGACAACCCGTTCATGGCCGGAGCCTTTCATGGCGTCACCGAAGCGGATGCGGTCATCAACGTGGGCGTCAGCGGGCCGGGTGTCGTAAAGCACGCCCTTGAGAGTGTCCGGGGCGAGAACTTCGAGGTGCTCTGCGAGACGGTCAAGAAGACCGCATTCAAGGTGACCCGTGTCGGCCAACTGGTCGCACAGGAGGCATCAGAACGGCTGGGAGTGCCATTTGGCATTCTCGACCTCTCGCTTGCGCCGACGCCTTCCGTGGGTGACAGTGTGGCAGAGATCCTGGAGGAGATGGGTCTGGAATCCGTGGGTGCACCGGGAACAACAGCGGCACTCGCCCTCTTAAACGATCAGGTGAAAAAAGGCGGTGTGATGGCGAGTTCCTTTGTCGGCGGACTCTCCGGCGCATTCCTACCGGTCAGCGAGGACCAGGGGATGATCGATGCGGTGAACCGTGGGGCGCTCACCATCGAGAAACTCGAGGCGATGACCTGCGTCTGCTCGGTCGGCCTCGACATGATCGCAATCCCCGGCACGACACCCGCTGCGACCATCGCGGGCATCATCGCGGATGAAGCAGCTATTGGCATGATCAACCAGAAGACGACCGCTGTCCGGCTTATCCCCGTCATAGGGAAAGACGTCGGCGACACGGTGGAGTTCGGCGGGCTTCTCGGGTATGCACCGATTCAGCCGGTGAACACCTTCAGCTGCGAGGCATTCGTCAACCGCGGCGGCAGGATTCCTGCGCCGATTCACAGTTTTAAGAACTGA
- a CDS encoding uroporphyrinogen decarboxylase family protein has product MDAAALYREKLDRLEAVIQGKEPDRVPVTAMMSLFHTHYSGYTATEAIFDPAKNKEAALKVVRDFDFDSLLVLTGLEATFMSLSLLHSAPELVPGARFLEGPYHDILKDVYTKWPGRELADDSHPQFIGKEIMKVEEYGEFSEDPSEFLNRVALPRICGALSEPGSPEAIAALARYGSALATSGAAMGELVSEFAACGIPTFPMAFAYSPLDVIGDFLRNINNVVLDCYRHPDEVKQAAEALVPLLIESAKLTGTIPPEVQQALGTNVVECFFPLHLNEYLNPKLYDEFYWPYLRQVFEAVIEMGQTPYVFFEGRHDAHLKTLLDLPKGKLVGVFDKTDPRKVRDVLGDHVILSSGPPNSLLIGGTPQKVDDFMKNLLDDCKEGGLMIYPGVDGGISGDAKPENVRAVLDAVKKYGTY; this is encoded by the coding sequence ATGGATGCTGCTGCACTCTATCGCGAGAAACTGGACCGTCTTGAGGCGGTGATTCAGGGAAAGGAACCGGACCGTGTCCCTGTTACGGCGATGATGAGCCTGTTTCACACCCATTATTCAGGATATACCGCGACCGAGGCGATCTTTGACCCTGCAAAGAATAAAGAAGCGGCGCTGAAAGTAGTCCGGGACTTTGATTTTGATTCGCTTCTGGTTCTGACCGGTCTTGAAGCGACCTTTATGAGTCTCTCCCTCCTGCATTCCGCACCTGAGCTTGTCCCGGGCGCACGATTCCTGGAGGGGCCGTATCACGATATTCTCAAAGATGTCTATACCAAATGGCCGGGACGGGAGCTCGCAGACGACTCCCACCCGCAGTTCATCGGTAAGGAGATCATGAAGGTTGAGGAGTATGGAGAGTTTTCCGAAGATCCATCAGAATTTCTGAACCGTGTTGCCCTGCCGCGGATCTGCGGGGCGCTCAGTGAGCCGGGGTCGCCTGAGGCAATAGCTGCCCTCGCACGCTACGGGTCAGCGCTCGCGACCTCGGGCGCCGCGATGGGAGAACTCGTGTCAGAGTTCGCCGCATGCGGTATCCCGACGTTTCCGATGGCATTTGCGTATTCCCCGCTCGACGTCATCGGTGATTTCCTGCGGAACATAAACAATGTCGTCCTTGACTGTTACCGTCATCCCGATGAGGTGAAACAGGCCGCAGAAGCCCTTGTGCCGCTTCTGATAGAATCGGCGAAGCTTACCGGCACCATCCCGCCGGAGGTGCAGCAGGCACTCGGGACGAATGTGGTGGAGTGTTTCTTCCCGCTGCATCTCAACGAATATCTGAACCCGAAACTCTACGACGAGTTCTACTGGCCGTATCTCAGACAGGTATTCGAAGCGGTTATTGAGATGGGACAGACGCCGTATGTCTTCTTCGAAGGCAGGCATGACGCCCACCTCAAGACCCTGCTGGACCTTCCGAAAGGAAAGCTCGTCGGGGTATTTGACAAGACTGACCCGCGGAAGGTGCGGGATGTGCTGGGTGACCATGTGATCCTTTCGAGCGGCCCGCCCAATTCACTCCTCATCGGTGGGACACCGCAGAAGGTGGATGATTTCATGAAGAATCTGCTTGATGACTGCAAGGAAGGCGGACTCATGATCTACCCCGGTGTGGACGGCGGCATATCCGGGGATGCAAAACCGGAGAATGTGCGTGCGGTTCTTGACGCGGTAAAAAAATACGGGACATATTGA
- a CDS encoding tetratricopeptide repeat protein gives MDSFGNKSADEWVNEGDALSKEHLHEEALTAFTCALELDSENASAWYQKGCVLDALHRYEESVDAYCRALEYDPDDIPCRFNLGFALFNLEHYEEAVAAYDMVIASDPDYPRVWFKKGNALYKLECCDEALACYDWALERDPDDSDAWHNKAVILDKMHRYEEAVLAYERFLEHNPSWAGVWSKMGTSLLRLGRYEEALAACERAIALDSGMADVWYIKGIVLSGLHREEEALACYDRAIEIDPEFASAWYYKAHLLNKLHRYDEGLMCFDRSAACARDPVSVFCSKAVALGHLQLYEEEIEVLEEAIAINSRDPACWYNMGIALSGLHRYEEAAEAYDRAVEIDPEDASAWYNKGNTMMRLKRYEDALADYNRAIAINPEYASAWYNKGIALSGLNRMDEAIQAHQVWKDL, from the coding sequence ATGGACTCATTCGGGAATAAATCAGCCGATGAATGGGTTAATGAAGGTGATGCACTGAGTAAAGAGCACCTCCATGAAGAGGCCCTCACGGCATTCACCTGTGCACTGGAGCTTGATTCGGAGAACGCCTCTGCCTGGTACCAGAAAGGGTGCGTTCTCGATGCCCTGCACCGGTATGAAGAATCTGTGGATGCATATTGCCGGGCCCTCGAATATGATCCGGATGACATCCCCTGCCGGTTTAACCTGGGATTTGCCCTCTTTAATCTGGAACACTATGAAGAAGCGGTTGCGGCCTATGATATGGTGATCGCCTCTGATCCGGACTATCCCAGAGTGTGGTTCAAAAAGGGGAATGCCCTGTATAAATTGGAATGCTGTGATGAGGCGTTAGCGTGTTATGATTGGGCCCTTGAACGGGATCCCGACGACAGCGATGCCTGGCACAATAAGGCAGTTATTCTGGATAAAATGCACCGGTATGAGGAAGCCGTTTTAGCGTATGAGAGGTTCCTCGAACACAACCCCTCGTGGGCAGGAGTATGGAGTAAAATGGGTACTTCCCTCCTCAGACTTGGCCGCTACGAAGAGGCTCTTGCAGCCTGTGAACGGGCAATTGCCCTTGACTCGGGTATGGCAGATGTATGGTATATCAAAGGGATTGTACTCTCCGGACTGCACCGGGAAGAGGAGGCGCTTGCATGTTATGACCGGGCCATTGAAATTGACCCTGAATTCGCCTCTGCGTGGTATTACAAAGCACATTTGCTGAACAAACTGCACCGGTATGATGAGGGGCTTATGTGTTTTGACCGGTCCGCAGCATGTGCCCGTGATCCCGTGTCTGTCTTCTGCTCGAAAGCGGTTGCGTTGGGGCACCTGCAGTTGTATGAGGAGGAGATTGAGGTGCTCGAAGAGGCGATTGCGATAAACTCCCGTGATCCGGCGTGCTGGTATAATATGGGTATTGCTCTGTCAGGTCTTCACCGGTATGAGGAAGCGGCCGAAGCCTATGACCGTGCGGTTGAAATAGACCCGGAGGATGCCTCTGCGTGGTATAATAAAGGAAACACCATGATGCGGCTGAAACGCTATGAGGATGCACTTGCGGACTATAACCGGGCGATTGCGATTAACCCGGAGTATGCTTCTGCGTGGTACAACAAGGGGATAGCACTTTCGGGGCTTAACCGGATGGATGAGGCGATACAGGCGCATCAGGTCTGGAAAGATCTCTAG
- a CDS encoding SOUL family heme-binding protein, with product MTDTIHYEITGEAGEIEFRKYPALVLATVESSGDNAGFSLLFAYITGKNSTQNSISMTSPVITSQQIAMTAPVVSGATLMSFVMPQGLTRDEIPEPLDSRVRISTLPGREVAVIRFRGYARHNEVAAAEGRLREGLRNVGIETVGEPFLMRYNPPWTPGFMRRNEVVMEIRR from the coding sequence ATGACTGATACGATTCACTATGAGATCACAGGTGAGGCAGGTGAGATTGAGTTTCGAAAGTATCCAGCTCTGGTGCTTGCGACGGTTGAGAGTTCGGGAGATAACGCCGGTTTCAGCCTGCTCTTTGCCTATATTACGGGAAAAAATTCTACACAAAACAGCATATCTATGACCTCCCCTGTGATCACATCCCAACAGATTGCGATGACGGCACCGGTTGTTTCCGGTGCGACGTTGATGTCATTTGTGATGCCGCAGGGGTTGACCAGAGACGAGATCCCGGAGCCGCTGGACAGCCGGGTACGGATATCAACACTGCCCGGTCGTGAGGTTGCTGTTATCCGCTTCCGGGGATATGCCAGGCACAACGAGGTGGCGGCAGCAGAGGGGCGGTTGCGGGAAGGACTCCGGAATGTCGGGATTGAAACGGTGGGTGAACCGTTTCTGATGCGGTACAACCCCCCATGGACGCCCGGTTTCATGCGACGAAACGAGGTGGTGATGGAGATCAGACGGTGA
- a CDS encoding MBL fold metallo-hydrolase, with amino-acid sequence MAPIEIHPVRLGIANAYLVRQDGTILVDTGEPGSEEAILDAAESLGIAPGDIRLILLTHGHGDHAGSACALRKMTGAKVAIHRDDAGKLRNGHQGPLRATCITGRVLGLLFNTEKKARYPPLEPDILITDTLDLRDYGIDGTVIPTPGHTPGSVSVILDNGEAIVGDLIFPSVPSEKPCMPFWADTPHEVKKSIGTIRARRLQKVYTGHGGPFTGEEIEKMR; translated from the coding sequence ATGGCACCAATCGAAATCCACCCGGTCAGGCTCGGCATCGCAAATGCCTACCTCGTCAGGCAGGATGGGACCATCCTCGTTGATACGGGAGAACCGGGAAGCGAGGAGGCCATCCTCGACGCGGCGGAGAGCCTGGGGATTGCACCGGGTGATATCCGGCTGATCCTTCTTACCCACGGACACGGGGACCATGCCGGTTCAGCCTGTGCCCTCCGGAAAATGACCGGAGCGAAGGTGGCCATCCACCGTGATGACGCCGGGAAACTCAGGAACGGCCACCAGGGACCGCTGCGGGCGACATGCATCACCGGCAGAGTCCTCGGACTATTATTCAATACGGAGAAGAAGGCACGTTACCCGCCGCTGGAGCCGGACATTCTCATCACCGATACCCTTGACCTTCGTGACTATGGGATTGACGGCACGGTGATCCCCACACCGGGACACACCCCCGGTTCCGTCTCGGTGATCCTCGATAACGGCGAGGCGATTGTGGGAGACCTTATTTTCCCGTCCGTCCCCTCCGAAAAACCCTGCATGCCCTTCTGGGCGGACACTCCGCATGAGGTGAAGAAAAGCATCGGGACCATCCGGGCACGGCGGCTGCAAAAGGTCTATACCGGTCACGGGGGGCCGTTTACGGGCGAAGAGATCGAGAAGATGAGATAA